The Candidatus Thorarchaeota archaeon genome includes a window with the following:
- a CDS encoding FAD-binding oxidoreductase: protein GGVLHIDERDLTVTVEPNVTWAKLDKELRKHDLTYLCSEAGGPAMTVGGSVMKAGGGPHGTAKFGFHGNSDIISLEMVLPNGDVVNTGSAAWPSAGKFKRQCLGPDVAGLFIGAEGSLGVCTELTLRVRPTSDYKERLFMIMPTLDEVVEIGHFINYHVGDEFLNGFYLAVDPTAPETFVVMMDIFGYEQELIEHRKKKIIEKVEELGGEMQDSTPADDYYDRILTGLTDIFAAGVWHFFGSGSLRIDDIKFLYDVWKEELIEKRGYKKAAFGAQVLPRNWLAFMVANYEEPEEWDEMMEIADEINEIVLDGPVVPYGIGGKHGLRPFLRARETGYYRLLKEIKQTVDPNNILQRGIFFAEEDLE from the coding sequence GGGGGGGTCCTGCATATCGATGAGCGGGATCTTACCGTGACTGTCGAGCCCAATGTCACTTGGGCTAAGCTTGACAAGGAACTGCGGAAACACGATCTTACCTATTTATGTAGTGAAGCGGGCGGACCTGCAATGACCGTCGGTGGGTCTGTTATGAAAGCGGGCGGAGGACCCCACGGTACGGCGAAGTTTGGTTTCCATGGTAACTCTGACATTATCAGCCTTGAAATGGTTTTGCCAAATGGTGACGTAGTCAACACTGGGTCAGCCGCCTGGCCGAGTGCTGGCAAATTCAAACGGCAATGCTTGGGCCCTGATGTTGCTGGTCTCTTCATAGGTGCTGAAGGTAGTCTAGGAGTGTGCACCGAGCTGACCCTGCGAGTTCGTCCCACCTCTGATTACAAAGAACGTTTATTCATGATTATGCCCACGCTGGATGAAGTTGTTGAGATTGGCCACTTCATCAATTATCATGTTGGGGATGAATTCCTGAATGGCTTTTATTTGGCTGTTGACCCGACTGCGCCCGAAACATTTGTTGTCATGATGGATATATTTGGCTACGAACAGGAACTAATTGAGCACCGCAAGAAGAAGATAATAGAGAAGGTTGAAGAACTAGGAGGAGAAATGCAGGACAGTACTCCAGCAGATGACTACTACGACAGGATTCTAACAGGCCTTACCGACATCTTTGCGGCTGGCGTTTGGCACTTTTTCGGCTCTGGCTCGTTGCGGATTGATGATATCAAGTTCCTCTATGATGTATGGAAGGAGGAGCTGATTGAGAAACGTGGATACAAGAAAGCAGCGTTTGGTGCCCAAGTACTGCCCAGGAATTGGCTTGCATTCATGGTAGCAAACTATGAGGAGCCAGAAGAATGGGACGAGATGATGGAAATAGCAGACGAAATTAATGAAATTGTACTAGATGGGCCTGTGGTTCCTTATGGGATTGGAGGGAAGCATGGGCTTCGTCCTTTCCTCAGGGCACGGGAAACTGGCTATTATCGTCTTCTGAAAGAAATCAAGCAAACTGTTGATCCGAACAACATACTCCAACGGGGCATATTCTTCGCAGAGGAGGATCTAGAATGA
- a CDS encoding (Fe-S)-binding protein, with protein sequence MRIEKYADMIYACGRCNFCRGFDFDNRCPQLNLQRWESSTGRGKMAIARGLLEGDLDYTEDLVPRIFGCFMCARCAEECKKAAEIDIVAITKAMRADFVDKGVPIPEGGASMADTAAESGNIFADSPDAHIAWAEGLDFAEGSGVLFFPGCLASHRFKEKTRILVRVLQEAGYELDVLSGENTCCGTPFWVTGKDEKAEEWAADFLKRLEERGVEEIITPCPSCFRAFDEVYPELLGVEEFPINVRHTSEVLEKIVNEDKLVLTKEIKKTVTYHDPCEIGRYRDIYEPARNVLKAIPGLQFVEMERNRDEAFCCGGGGGIKIMDEDASNEIAVERLQDALDTGADLLSTICPACELNLTHATYIEDVHMRVLDVAELLAVSAGIEDEEILDPYYFPED encoded by the coding sequence ATGAGAATCGAAAAATACGCCGACATGATATACGCCTGCGGTCGCTGCAACTTCTGCCGAGGTTTTGATTTCGACAATAGATGTCCGCAGCTCAACCTGCAGCGGTGGGAATCCTCGACCGGCAGAGGAAAAATGGCAATTGCTAGAGGCCTTCTCGAAGGCGATCTAGATTATACAGAAGACCTAGTTCCACGTATATTCGGGTGCTTCATGTGTGCTAGATGTGCTGAGGAATGTAAGAAAGCTGCGGAGATTGACATAGTTGCCATTACAAAAGCCATGCGCGCTGATTTTGTCGACAAGGGTGTGCCTATCCCTGAAGGCGGAGCCAGCATGGCAGATACTGCTGCAGAAAGCGGCAACATCTTTGCAGATTCCCCTGATGCTCATATAGCATGGGCGGAAGGCCTTGACTTCGCTGAAGGTTCCGGTGTGCTATTCTTTCCTGGTTGCCTAGCAAGTCATCGATTCAAAGAAAAGACAAGAATTCTGGTGCGTGTGCTTCAAGAAGCTGGTTATGAACTGGATGTACTTAGCGGTGAAAATACCTGCTGTGGAACTCCGTTCTGGGTAACAGGAAAAGATGAAAAGGCGGAGGAATGGGCTGCTGATTTCTTGAAGCGACTCGAAGAACGGGGTGTGGAGGAAATCATCACTCCATGTCCAAGTTGTTTCAGAGCTTTTGATGAAGTGTATCCCGAGTTGCTTGGTGTAGAGGAATTTCCAATCAACGTTAGACATACAAGTGAAGTTCTTGAGAAAATTGTCAATGAAGATAAGCTTGTCTTGACGAAAGAAATCAAAAAGACAGTAACGTATCATGATCCCTGCGAGATAGGTAGATATCGGGATATCTATGAGCCTGCTCGAAATGTGCTGAAGGCAATACCCGGACTCCAGTTTGTGGAAATGGAGCGAAATCGCGATGAAGCCTTTTGTTGCGGAGGTGGCGGCGGTATAAAAATCATGGATGAAGATGCCTCCAATGAAATCGCTGTGGAGCGGCTACAGGATGCACTAGATACTGGAGCAGATTTGCTTAGCACCATTTGCCCTGCTTGCGAGCTGAATCTTACACATGCAACATACATCGAAGATGTTCATATGCGGGTTCTTGATGTGGCTGAGCTGTTGGCTGTATCA